Proteins encoded in a region of the Diospyros lotus cultivar Yz01 chromosome 9, ASM1463336v1, whole genome shotgun sequence genome:
- the LOC127810139 gene encoding protein RGF1 INDUCIBLE TRANSCRIPTION FACTOR 1 gives MKKKKSEWVSTLLHSKFFDSCDDHRDLRKSEKNVFCIDCNLCFCKHCITSSAHCHHRWLQICKYVYHDVARLQDIQKYLDCSKIQTYKINGEKAVHLNPRPLPKDNKTSKSKSGLSCEACGRHIQDYPNRFCSIACKVSVDEEISNTDSNNKPMSVSVPVPELGGLSLKEEYYDPESNTNEKDSSCLSFKDSSFCLSESSEEIQAWRRSILKPKKHPRKRKGVPRRAPLR, from the exons atgaagaagaagaaatcggAATGGGTTTCTACTCTGCTTCACAGCAAGTTCTTTGATTCCTGCGACGATCACAGGGACCTTCGCAAGAGCGAGAAGAATGTGTTCTGTATCGACTGTAATCTTTGCTTCTGTAAGCATTGCATCACTTCTTCTGCTCATTGCCATCACCGCTGGCTCCAAATCTGCAAGTATGTCTACCATGATGTTGCTCGGCTTCAAGACATTCAAAAGTATCTTGACTGTTCAAAAATTCAG ACTTATAAAATCAACGGGGAGAAGGCTGTTCATTTAAATCCCCGCCCTCTTCCCAAAGATAACAAGACATCGAAATCTAAGAGTGGCTTGTCGTGCGAGGCTTGTGGAAGGCACATTCAAGATTATCCCAATCGCTTCTGCTCCATCGCGTGCAAG GTCTCAGTGGACGAGGAGATATCGAATACTGACAGCAACAATAAGCCAATGTCAGTCTCAGTCCCAGTACCAGAACTTGGTGGTTTGTCATTGAAGGAGGAGTACTATGATCCCGAATCAAATACAAACGAAAAAGACTCGTCCTGCCTCTCATTCAAGGACTCGTCTTTCTGCCTGAGTGAATCATCGGAAGAGATTCAAGCGTGGAGAAGATCGATATTGAAGCCGAAGAAGCATCCACGCAAGAGAAAGGGCGTGCCTCGCAGGGCTCCTCTCCGCTAA
- the LOC127809225 gene encoding uncharacterized protein LOC127809225 → MNRYPNILGGILNIEEEDDDQLDMLYDSAKRSEGSNRGRVRRHRGSVPGRRTINRGRVEGHERLYHDYFATPCVYERFFRRRFRMSRHLFLRIANEVEQHDPYFIQTTDAVGVLGLSSLQKITAAYRILAYRTPADSVDEYIRIGESTAILSLRRFVKAVIAVFGDHYLRPPNNNDITRLLQIGEQRGFPGMLGSIDCMHWKWKNCPTAWQANGHAPPVNYTINGHEYTMGYYLADGIYPNWSTFVKTIPCPQGLKKKHFAKAQESARKDVERAFGVLQARFAIVCGPVRFWDEETLADIMKACIIMHNMVIEDEGDIGNNDFDRSNANPPVEVSHAYTPELEDFMQTHYQIRDSVTHSQLQSDLIKHLWECHGEE, encoded by the exons ATGAATCGTTATCCTAATATTTTAGGAGGGATCCTCAatattgaggaagaagatgatgatcaaTTAGATATGCTGTATGATTCAGCCAAAAGGTCAGAAGGATCTAATCGTGGACGGGTAAGAAGGCATCGTGGTTCTGTTCCAGGCCGTAGAACAATTAATCGTGGTAGAGTTGAAGGCCACGAAAGACTCTATCATGACTATTTTGCAACCCCTTGTGTATATGAAAGGTTTTTTCGAAGGAGATTCCGAATGAGTCGTCATCTTTTTCTTCGAATTGCAAATGAAGTTGAACAACACGATCCATATTTCATCCAAACAACAGATGCTGTTGGAGTTCTTGGTTTGTCATCCCTTCAGAAGATAACAGCTGCTTACAGAATTCTTGCTTACAGAACACCGGCAGATTCTGTGGATGAATATATCAGAATTGGAGAAAGTACTGCCATACTTAGTCTAAGAAGGTTTGTGAAAGCTGTTATTGCAGTGTTTGGCGACCATTACTTGAGGCCACCAAACAATAACGATATTACTCGATTGCTACAGATAGGGGAACAACGTGGCTTTCCCGGCATGTTAGGGAGTATTGATTGCATGCATTGGAAGTGGAAAAATTGTCCAACCGCATGGCAAG cAAATGGTCATGCTCCTCCAGTAAACTATACAATTAATGGCCATGAGTATACAATGGGATATTATCTAGCTGATGGTATTTATCCAAACTGGTCGACATTTGTAAAAACAATTCCCTGCCCACAAGGTTTGAAGAAAAAACATTTTGCTAAAGCACAAGAGTCGGCAAGAAAAGATGTAGAGCGGGCATTTGGGGTACTTCAAGCCCGTTTTGCAATCGTGTGTGGACCAGTACGCTTTTGGGATGAAGAAACACTTGCAGATATTATGAAAGCGTGCATAATAATGCATAACATGGTCATTGAGGATGAAGGAGATATTGGTAACAATGACTTTGATAGAAGTAATGCAAATCCACCTGTAGAAGTATCGCATGCCTATACACCAGAATTGGAAGACTTCATGCAAACCCATTATCAGATTAGGGACAGTGTAACTCATTCTCAACTACAATCAGATCTTATCAAGCATTTGTGGGAATGCCATGGCGAAGaataa